The Toxorhynchites rutilus septentrionalis strain SRP chromosome 3, ASM2978413v1, whole genome shotgun sequence genome includes a region encoding these proteins:
- the LOC129777387 gene encoding larval cuticle protein A2B-like isoform X2, with protein MSAKIISAIAVLACVGVIAAAPQYHHQEEEHHGPVQYDFHYDIHDDHTGDVHGRKETRHEDQTQGEYYLIDADGHKRTVTYHVDGKSGFIAEVHREPIKGHQAPQQVHKILAAPVHKILAVPVHHGHHY; from the exons atgtCGGCTAAG ATCATTTCTGCAATTGCCGTTCTTGCTTGCGTCGGTGTTATTGCTGCCGCTCCCCAGTATCACCATCAGGAGGAAGAACATCATGGTCCAGTTCAGTATGATTTCCACTACGATATTCATGATGATCATACCGGTGATGTTCACGGACGCAAGGAGACTCGTCACGAAGACCAGACTCAGGGAGAATATTATCTGATCGATGCCGATGGACACAAGCGTACCGTCACCTATCACGTTGATGGCAAGAGCGGGTTCATTGCTGAAGTTCACCGAGAACCAATCAAGGGACACCAGGCTCCACAGCAGGTACACAAGATCTTGGCCGCTCCAGTGCATAAGATTCTGGCCGTTCCAGTACACCATGGACATCATTATTAA